One window from the genome of Vagococcus entomophilus encodes:
- the ftsY gene encoding signal recognition particle-docking protein FtsY has translation MGFFDKLKKTFSGNKKEEKNNSVPLEEEKKEQLEPELDSESKEIATKHDEPNDLEPPKEPVAKSPLDTNQKEEPLEEVVEVKLDKTEEPLASKTVTHEEVLENATEEAEAEAFVEKKYDKGLAKTRKTFSERMNELFANFRSVDEDFFEELEETLIGADVGFETAIRISEELKQEVKLKNAKKKSAIQNAIIEKLVNIYESEGIEENNALNLQQNELTIILFVGVNGVGKTTSIGKLAYQYKNEGKKVLLAAADTFRAGAIDQLVVWGERAGVEVVHGDAGGDPASVVFDAVRKAKEQQADILLVDTAGRLQNKVHLMKELEKIKRIIQREVPEAPHEVLLVLDATTGQNAMVQAKQFKETTDVTGLVLTKLDGTAKGGIVLAIRNELHLPVKLVGLGEGIEDLQAFNPTEFVYGLFKGLITIED, from the coding sequence ATGGGATTCTTTGATAAATTAAAGAAAACATTTAGCGGGAACAAAAAAGAAGAAAAAAACAATTCAGTCCCTCTTGAAGAAGAAAAAAAAGAGCAACTGGAGCCAGAGCTAGATTCAGAGTCGAAAGAAATAGCAACGAAACACGATGAGCCAAACGATTTGGAGCCCCCAAAAGAGCCTGTAGCGAAATCACCGCTAGACACTAATCAAAAAGAAGAGCCTTTGGAAGAAGTGGTAGAGGTTAAACTAGATAAGACAGAAGAACCTTTAGCTTCAAAAACAGTCACTCACGAGGAAGTTTTAGAAAATGCCACCGAAGAAGCAGAAGCAGAAGCTTTCGTCGAAAAAAAATACGATAAAGGGTTGGCTAAGACGCGTAAAACTTTTTCTGAGCGAATGAACGAATTATTCGCCAATTTTCGTTCTGTAGATGAAGATTTTTTTGAAGAATTAGAAGAAACGTTAATTGGTGCAGATGTAGGGTTTGAAACAGCTATTCGAATTTCGGAAGAATTGAAACAGGAAGTAAAACTTAAAAATGCTAAGAAAAAATCTGCAATTCAAAATGCGATTATTGAAAAACTTGTCAATATCTATGAATCAGAGGGAATAGAAGAAAATAATGCGTTAAACTTACAACAAAATGAGTTAACAATTATTTTATTTGTAGGTGTAAATGGTGTTGGGAAAACGACTAGTATTGGCAAGTTAGCTTATCAATATAAAAATGAAGGCAAAAAAGTCTTGCTTGCTGCAGCCGATACCTTTCGTGCGGGAGCTATTGATCAGCTAGTCGTGTGGGGTGAGCGCGCGGGTGTTGAGGTCGTGCATGGCGATGCAGGCGGAGATCCAGCCTCTGTTGTGTTTGATGCTGTTAGAAAAGCGAAAGAGCAGCAAGCAGATATTCTACTTGTAGACACGGCGGGACGTCTGCAAAATAAAGTTCATCTGATGAAAGAGCTAGAAAAAATCAAACGTATTATTCAAAGAGAGGTCCCAGAAGCGCCCCACGAAGTTTTACTTGTATTGGACGCAACTACGGGACAAAACGCGATGGTTCAAGCAAAGCAATTTAAAGAAACAACGGATGTAACAGGGTTAGTCTTGACCAAATTAGATGGAACAGCTAAAGGCGGGATTGTCTTGGCTATTCGTAATGAGCTTCATTTACCAGTGAAGTTAGTTGGTTTGGGCGAAGGGATTGAAGATTTACAAGCCTTTAATCCAACAGAATTTGTCTATGGACTATTCAAAGGATTAATTACTATAGAAGATTAA
- a CDS encoding Cof-type HAD-IIB family hydrolase: MIKLIAIDLDGTLLNSQKKITDNSLEVLQKAKEKGVKVVICTGRPLASISSFIERLGLNEVGDYSITFNGGLIQKNDTGEVLREYTLSLKDVQKVAQELERVQLPADVVSNQKVFHLVPQPLKHASFYSELNPLMSYSKRMLTDLKEEETFNKMVVAAEANYLDEQILKLSEEVKQEFTFVKSRDCLLEVLNKEVSKGQAVANLAHYLGIKQEETMAIGDEANDLSMIEYAGVGVAMENAVEVVKAHANLITTSNDEEGVANVVKKYVFL; encoded by the coding sequence CAAGCTAATCGCCATCGACTTAGATGGAACGTTACTTAATAGCCAAAAAAAAATTACGGACAATAGTTTAGAGGTATTACAAAAAGCCAAAGAAAAAGGTGTGAAAGTCGTCATTTGTACGGGACGTCCGCTTGCCTCAATTTCAAGTTTTATTGAACGCTTAGGTCTAAACGAAGTAGGAGACTACAGTATTACGTTTAATGGAGGACTGATTCAAAAAAATGATACAGGAGAAGTTCTTAGAGAGTATACATTGTCTTTAAAAGATGTCCAAAAAGTCGCCCAAGAATTAGAGCGAGTTCAGTTGCCAGCAGATGTGGTTTCCAATCAAAAGGTATTTCACTTAGTACCACAACCATTGAAGCATGCCTCTTTTTATAGCGAATTAAATCCACTTATGAGCTATTCTAAGCGGATGCTAACGGATTTGAAAGAAGAGGAAACGTTTAATAAAATGGTAGTGGCAGCAGAAGCAAATTATTTAGATGAACAAATTCTTAAGTTGTCAGAAGAAGTGAAGCAAGAGTTTACCTTCGTAAAATCCAGAGATTGCTTGTTAGAGGTATTGAATAAGGAAGTGAGCAAAGGACAAGCCGTTGCGAATCTAGCCCATTATTTAGGGATTAAGCAAGAAGAAACAATGGCAATTGGGGATGAAGCCAATGATTTATCAATGATTGAATATGCAGGTGTTGGTGTCGCAATGGAGAATGCTGTAGAAGTTGTCAAAGCACACGCAAATCTCATCACGACAAGTAACGATGAAGAAGGCGTAGCGAACGTAGTTAAAAAGTATGTATTTTTATAA